CAGGTCGGCGATGGTGCGCGCCAGCTTCAGCGTGCGGTGATAGGCGCGAGCGCTGAGATGAAGCTGGTGCACCGCCGCTTTCATGAGGGCGCGGCCGGCCTCGTCCAGCCGGCAGTAGCGCTGGATCTCCGACGGCCCCATATCGGCATTGGTGGAAAGGTGGGTGCCGGCGAAGCGCGCCCGCTGAACCTGCCGGGCGCGCTCCACCCGCTGGCGTATCACCGCCGACAGCTCCCCCTGCCGCTCGGCGGCGAGCTTCTCATACTCCACCCGCGGTACATGCAAATGAATATCAATGCGGTCCAGCAGGGGTCCGGAGAGCCGCTTCTGATAGCGCTGGATGAGGTGCATGGAACAGGTGCACTCTTTGACCGGGTCGCCGTAGTAGCCGCAGGGACAGGGATTCATGGCGCCGACCAGGATGAAGTCGGCGGGGAAGGCCAGCGTGGTGGTGGAGCGGGCCAGCAGGATGCGCTTCGATTCCAGCGGCTCGCGCAGTACCTCCAGCACGCGCTGTCCGAACTCGGGCATTTCGTCGAGGAACAGGACGCCCTTATGGGCCAGGCTGATCTCACCCGGCCGCGGCCAGTGTCCGCCGCCCACCAGGCCGGCGTAGGAGATGGTGTGGTGCGGGGCGCGGAAGGGGCGATGTCGGATCAGCGGTTCATCCGGCGGGAGCAAGCCGGCCACGCTGTAAATTTTGGTAACCTCCAGCGCTTCCTCGATGGTGAGCGCCGGCATGATGGAAGGCATGGCGCGCGCCAGCAGGGTTTTGCCGGCGCCCGGCGGCCCCACCATCAGCACATTGTGTCCCCCGCTGACGGCGATCTCCAGCGCCCGCTTGACATGTTCCTGGCCGCGGATATCGGCAAAGTCCACCGCATAGGGCGGCGGCTCGGCATCCAGGCCGCGCTGGTCCTGGTA
This DNA window, taken from Anaerolineae bacterium, encodes the following:
- a CDS encoding YifB family Mg chelatase-like AAA ATPase; the encoded protein is MLAKVSSCALIGLDGAAVEVEVDISGGMAGLTIVGLPDAAVNESKERVRSAIRNSGFAWPNKRITVNLAPADIRKEGPAYDLPIAVGVLAASQQIWPDGLEDSLFIGELSLDGTLRHTAGILPAASFARTSGFRAIFVPAVDAPEAALVEGIQVMPVSDLAQLVGHLQGLEPITPYQDQRGLDAEPPPYAVDFADIRGQEHVKRALEIAVSGGHNVLMVGPPGAGKTLLARAMPSIMPALTIEEALEVTKIYSVAGLLPPDEPLIRHRPFRAPHHTISYAGLVGGGHWPRPGEISLAHKGVLFLDEMPEFGQRVLEVLREPLESKRILLARSTTTLAFPADFILVGAMNPCPCGYYGDPVKECTCSMHLIQRYQKRLSGPLLDRIDIHLHVPRVEYEKLAAERQGELSAVIRQRVERARQVQRARFAGTHLSTNADMGPSEIQRYCRLDEAGRALMKAAVHQLHLSARAYHRTLKLARTIADLAGAEQIAPAHLAEAIQYRAQLML